A stretch of the Amia ocellicauda isolate fAmiCal2 chromosome 10, fAmiCal2.hap1, whole genome shotgun sequence genome encodes the following:
- the LOC136759569 gene encoding nuclear RNA export factor 1-like — protein sequence MSHWIEKTDANRKRDWRGQQYDDRMGGNRKGRVPKRRRLYSGQQARGQQRHRGGARGLEPRARLEEDSGQNIGVHHRRFTAYGGRPNHFNRNRGGSDNAGRNRPGSWYKMTIPYGRKLEKSWLLTALQDLCTVHFTPVQFHYEGNRAVFYVQDATTALALRKVSREITDTEGYKVSIYMKHAPPPTSALNDLKPDDQEHLKGSYVASEETQSRILRFLQDYYSVFDSGHREPLLDAYDNSASFTLSTSQNPFRCSLGESSRDIDSVTYPTTHYRMLKQTPLNVVAFLSKLPKTQHDASSFVVDVNACTETLLSFTVSGVFKEVDGKCQDTMRAFSRVFTTVPAANSGLHIVNDKLFVRDATTEEIRRAFATSAPMPSSSAVPTLTATQQEMLSIFSMQSGMKLDWSQKCLQDNEWDFNRAAQIFTQLKAQGTIPDVAFK from the exons agTACGATGACCGCATGGGCGGCAACAGGAAAGGCCGTGTCCCAAAGAGGAGACGCCTGTATAGTGGGCAGCAGGCCAGGGGCCAGCAGAGGCACCGAGGGGGAGCAAGGGGGCTGGAGCCCAGGGCCAGGCTGGAGGAGGACAGTGGCCAGAACATCGGCGTCCACCACAGGAGATT TACGGCTTATGGTGGGAGGCCAAACCACTTCAACCGCAACCGGGGAGGCAGTGACAACGCAGGGCGGAACCGCCCTGGCAGCTGGTACAAAATGACG ATCCCCTATGGGAGGAAGCTTGAGAAGTCGTGGCTGCTCACCGCCCTGCAGGACCTGTGCACCGTGCACTTCACCCCTGTACAG ttccACTATGAGGGGAACAGGGCAGTGTTCTATGTGCAGGATGCCACCACAGCCCTCGCACTGCGCAAAGTGTCACGGGAAATCACCGACACTGAGGGGTACAAG GTGTCCATCTATATGAAGCACGCCCCCCCCCCAACCAGCGCGCTGAACGACCTGAAGCCGGATGACCAGGAGCACCTCAag gGCAGTTATGTTGCTTCGGAGGAGACTCAGAGTAGGATTCTGCGCTTCCTGCAGGA ttacTACAGTGTATTCGACTCAGGGCACAGAGAGCCACTCTTGGATGCTTATGACAACAGCGCCagcttcaccctcagcacctctCAGAACCCCTTCAG GTGCAGTCTGGGAGAATCCAGCCGGGACATCGATAGTGTGACATACCCCA CCACACATTACCGCATGCTGAAGCAAACGCCCCTGAACGTGGTGGCCTTCCTGAGCAAGCTGCCCAAGACGCAGCACGACGCCAGCTCCTTCGTGGTGGATGTCAACGCCTGCACT GAGACATTACTGTCCTTCACCGTCAGTGGAGTGTTTAAAGAAG tggACGGGAAGTGTCAGGACACAATGCGCGCATTCTCTCGTGTGTTCACCACTGTCCCTGCAGCAAACTCTGG gctCCATATTGTGAACGACAAGCTGTTTGTTCGGGACGCGACGACGGAGGAGATCAGACGGGCGTTCGCTACTTCAGCCCCCATGCCGTCCAGCAGCGCTGTGCCCACGCTGACTGCTACGCAGCAGGAGATGCTGTCCATCTTCTCCATGCAGTCGGGCATGAAGCTGGACTGGTCACAGAA GTGTCTGCAGGACAACGAGTGGGATTTCAATAGAGCCGCCCAGATCTTCACCCAACTCAAG GCTCAAGGGACAATCCCAGATGTCGCTTTCAAGtga